The sequence caattaactataataaaaaatgtaataagaatatttttcaaaatttgtttattattgaCCAtcatgaaataaaatttgggtgtcttaaatgaaaaaaaaaaaaaaaaaaaaaaaaaaaaaatttcacaattttttattcaacTTTGAGAAAAGTTTTGTTGAGCAAGTAACAATGCTTTCagtttataaaaatgatttagaaaaaataaaataaaataaaataaaataaaaataaaaatgaaaatgaaaaaaaaaaaaatttaaataataataataataataaaaaatattttaaaatgaacATATTAATGTTTTTGATGATTTTCCCATCATTCAAAGATTTTTTGGAACAAAAATgccacctttttttttttttttttttttttttttttttttttttttttttttttttttttaggttttttttttttttttttttttcaatgtttttttttttaattttatttttagacattgtattgttttttttttttttttttcaaaaaccacacacacacacacaatcAACgttgtcaaaaaaaaaaaaaaaataaaaataaaataaaataaaaaaataaaatatttattttatttaaatcataatattaattaaaccaCACTAAATATAgcatttcatttatttataattttttttttttattgtattgaaatttttttatttttttttattttcactcGCAACAAAAGACATTATATGAAATAacatttacttttttttttttatttatttatttaaaataatttatattttagaatataaattaaaaataaaaaaaattatagtcCCTAGATTtagttattataattatttatatgtaccttaaaaaaaaaggaaagaataattataatttctataaaaatagtaaaaactatattgtaataataaaataataatagtaataacagtaataataataaaaattaaataataaaaaaaaaaaaaaaaaaaaaaaaatgtcaactggattattaaataaagtaaTTTCATCTATTTTTCTTGGTGGATCAACTTACTGTCATTGGGTTGgagaaaagattaaaatgTTTTCATCAATAATAGGGGATAGTTTAAATGAAAGagttgaaataattaaattatttgaatattctTCACTCGAATTTGAAAAGCAAGATACTTTAGAAGCTATTAAAAAGGGTAATTTagattctattttatttatcatacatttaaatttttaacattAATATTAACATATATGTATGTGGTTTTTAATCTCAATTTTAGGTAACTTTcttacatttttattatttattttggttttaacattgttaattataattgataaaagaTATGGATTTCAAAGTAGAAGAaagaaacaacaattaaagaaaggaattagtattagtagtggtagtattggtaataatattagtaataatcTTCCAATGGCAATGGGAGGAATTAGAAATAGATATAAACATAGAACTAGAAAATCAATTGGGTCATCGTCAGAGATGAAATCACAAATACCCGATATCCAACTCCtccaaaataaaagaaatcaaaggGAAAGTTTACATATTCAACATCAATTAGAAAATGATATctacaataaaaataaattaaaacaatctcTTCAAGGTactcaattattattaacaaataatattgaaaatgaaaaagaaataaataataataataatgaaaatagtgataataatgatgataataataatattgaaaatagtaGTAAAAAGAGTGATATTggtaaaaacaataataatattaatttaacaaCACTTAATGGAGTTGGTGGTAGTCAAATgtttaaaagttttagaGATAGTGAAAATGGTAGTTTTATAAACTCAAGTATGGAGAGTATTAATAGTTTAAGTACAAGTAGTTTGGAGGGTAGTACAAATAGATTATTGACATCACAGGAAAGTGACGATAATTTATTACACTATCATCAAGAAGAGGCAAGAAAGTTAGTGAATCAAAGTATTAGAGATAAATCCAAAGCTAAACAAAGGgctacaattttaaattcaccatTATTAGAGGACTtatataaagataaaaaagcaAATGCTCCACCACAATTTAAACGTATCAGATCttcaaaaaagaataattgtTATTCTTATcaatcttcatcattatttaattcaaatacaaTTACACGtagtaaattaaataataatagtaataataatagtaataataataataatagtaatattaataattcaccatTACCAACAATTGGTGTAGTGCAACCACCAATTTCACAagcattatcatcatttaataataattttaatacaaattcatttaatagtaataatttattaccattttttaATGCAAAAATTGATACAACCAATTATATTCCAACTCAAACATTTggttataattataaaggtgtaaataatttaaataatttaaataataatatagataaaattaacaacaataataatagtgaaaataataaaaataattttaatggtgTAAAAAGTGCCCCATTATCTCCAAATCATCATTTAGTTGAAATCGTTGAATATAAAGTACCAACATTATCACCAttcatattaaaatcaactccaaaccaacaacaacactcACCAACTATAAATAATTGTAGCATTTCAAATAGTAACAGTTTAAgtagtaatttattattatcagttgatgaatttttagaaaagaaaacaaaagaacaagaaattataaataataaagttataattgataataataataataataataataataataataataataataataataataataataataataataataataataataataataataataataataataataatagtttaataCCGCCaacatcattaaattttaaaaatattcgTATTAGTGATCATGGTGAAAAAGTTACATCGCCTTCAGCCTTAATGAATCAACATAACCATATAATTTCACCAACAACATCACCTTCTAAACCGCCTAAAAATAggtcaaaattattaatgtcAAATTATCATGAAGAtggtttaaatgaattaatcaattctaataataataataataataataataataataataataataataataataataataataataataataataataataataataataataataataataataataataatagtaatagtaataatagtaataataataataataataataatagtaagaTAACACCACAACCACCTAAAAATATATCATTAAGATTTGCAAGTTCTGCTATTTCAACACCAAAAGTTGAAAGTGATGAGGATGATAGTAATGATGAAagagaagaggaagaagaagaagatgatcaTGAAGAAAATGACAATGGACTTGAACAAaaagaagataaaaaatttaatcaagATGAAGAGCATGATAAAATTGAGCAATTATATAAAGAGAAATCATCTTcaattgaacaattaaataaattattagaacaaactacaaataaaacatcattatcatcatcattaccaccatcaccaccaataattccattttcaacaaatacaataaataataataatattaataattttccatttgattcaattaaatcaacatcaacaataacagcagcaacaacaacacaaataattaataatagtgaaaatgatataagtttaaatgataatgaagaagaagaagattaTTGTGATAGTGATATTGATGGTGAAGATTTTTCAAGTGtaaatattgattataaTGAAAGATTTCAAGAGATTATGGAAGATTTAAGAAATATTGATTGTAATTCATTACAAAGCGAAAAGATTAAAGTTAATAGTCAATTCATTGCGTTGACACAAGATTTCGTTTATGCATCTTCAACCTTTGGAAAAGTAATTATCTCTGAGAGATACTTACCAAATAGTGAAAAGACAATTCCATCGATTGATATTGGTGGATTGGCAGGTGGTGATAAATTCATTGTCCATGGTATACTATTCAAGTTTGCAATTGATCGTGAAGAATTTTATGGTAGCGATTATGCATCAATGTGTGTTGGTGGTCATGAATTAAAGGGATTGATCAATGTTTTCAATTGTAATGTCTCGAATCTAAGTTTACCATTGATGGCATTGGTTGATTATAGAGGCTTCAGAGTTATTGCAATGTCAATTTTACCAGTGGAGAAGGATTCAATCTATTATGGTTCAAATGATTATGGTTTGACAATTCACAATGAAGATGAGTATCTTTCAAACAAGGTAAAAGAGGTAGCAACACTATTGAATATTAAAGGTCATAGATGTGGTGATAATGGTACCTTTTTACATTCACCAGCAGATTTAGAGGGTCATCGTGGTTTTGATGGTAGATATTATCTATTGGATTTCGCAAGACTTTACCCACCTGAAGCACCAAGAAAAGAGATTAAAATGGGTCATCTCTATAGATTATTAAGACCAGAATTTGTTAGAAACTATAAGAAACCATTATGTTCAGATTCTTTTTCACGTTTCATTAGAGGTCATAATGAGTTGGAGCATAATAGTGAAACTTTGGAAGCAACAAGTTATCTATTGAATACAACGATACCAGAATTGGTGGAAGAATTGAATGGTGTTGAAATATCTACTTCAAATGTTTACACTTTTCCAATCACAGAATCACTTCATAGAAGTGGTGTTAATGTTAGATATTTAGGTTACATTCGTCAATCTTGTCAATCATTGGATATGAAATCATTGATTTTCATTGAAATGTGTGCACGTGTAGTTAAACAACAACTTCGTCAAAAACTTCGATTCAAAATGAAACAAGCAAAAATTCCATTGGAAGCACCTTATCGTCGTTTAATAGTTACCTACCTAAATAGAATTCTTGGTATAAGTGATAAATCTGATTTATTTTGGAATGAACGTATGaagaaatatttaatgaaaaaatttgataaaggTTTATTTGAAGATGAAATTCGTGGTGATTCTTTAGTATTGggtttatcatcattttcagatcatttaattgatggaaaatatttattatttaaaagaattcaaAAGATGACCGGTTTAAAATTCACTCATCGTATTAATGAAGAATTTAGATTACAACCAAATTGTTGGTTACTTCGTGGTGAGAATCCTTTGGATATAAATGATTTGGATGAAATTGGTATTCGTGTCAAATATGTACCATTTATGAATGTGGCTCAAGGTTATCTATTTAAAGTTAAGGGTGAAATGTTATTCAATAGTGGTGATCCAATCGCAGCAAATCGTTTCTTTAAAATGGCTTTGGAAAAATTAGAGACTGCCTTAGAGACTGATCCAAACAATGCAGATACACTTTGCACAATGGGTGAAGTTTATTCACACTTGGGTGTTGGTGATATGCAAGGTGTTTCGGAAATTCAATTCTCTGATAGAAATAATCCAGATATCGATAAAgcttttgaatattttcaaCGTGCAATCTTTTCAAATCCAAATCATACTGACTCTCTCTTTAGATTTGCTCAACTTTTAGAACGTTGTGGTGAATATGATTCCGCTGAAGATTATTATCTCTCCTCTTTGATTACCAATCCAAATAATATCGTTTGTTTACAAGAGTATGGTAATTTCCTTCAATCTGCTCGTGGTGATTGTGTTGCTGCTGAACAATTCTTTATGCGTGGTTCTGTTGATCATCAATATTTACataatctaaaattaaaacaaccttcctcaaatattaatattagaaGTTCAAGTGGTTTATTAAAAGTTAAATCAAGTTCAAGTACAAcaagtagtaataatttaatacctCTTAATTTTGGTTCTTCATCAagtggtagtaataattcaattagtTATGATTATTCatcttcaaattcttcaacaacttcaacaaattcaacaaattcaacaaattcaacaaattcaacaaattcaacaaattcaacaaattcaacaaattcaacaaattcaacaaattcaacaaattcaacaagtAGTAATTCTTCTTCACCCTCttcatcaataattaataatcaaaataatacaaataataataataatagtaataataataataataactcacaatcatcatcaccatcaacactTAATATGAGAGGTAGtggaaataatattttcaataatgaTTTAAGAGGTAGCGGTGGTGTTATTAGATTAACCCCACCATTTTTAGGTTTAAAtggaaaaaatgaaaattatcgTGATCAAGGAATTGACTTAACTCCAATAAGGGAGAATAATATTAGGAAATCAAATGGGTCAACTCCAAGTCATTCTCCAAGAGGTAGAAGTGGTAGTTTTGGTCTTTATGGTGGTAGAGAAAGAGACAACAGTGCTGGTAGTAGTGGAAATAATAGTGACGGTGAATTATCCTCTTCTCCATTACAAAGAAAATTTATGGTtctctaaataataaaagttgttttttttttttcattaataaaaacatttaaatttgacAAACATATAATTGacttaaatcttttttttttttttattattaattatttatttttttatctttttttttttttttttaaaaaataattggtaaattttaaaaataataattaaaaagagtTTAAGCAACTATAGGGTAAGATGCTGCTGTGACAATCCCACATTTTCCTTTAACTCCTCTTTTAACTTTGAAAAAGCCATTTGTTCCCCAGCTTTTTCCCCAagaatttttcattaaaaagtAATCTACACCATTTTCATCAGTTCCATATCCAATTGCCAAAACAGCATGTATGGTATTCCATGGGTCACAAGAATCACTATAATATATTCCACCACTTAAATGTTGAAATTCTTTAGTTGACGTATCAATTGGAACTGCAACAGGACCATATAAAGCAATTGCTTCCATTAGAGCACTTTCATCAAATTTTGGAATCATTACAAATCCAGATACCTTTGCTTCTTTTTCACtttgattaaatttacaaactTCATCCTTTCCTGTGTATGGATATTGTGATTCCAAATTAACACCACCAC comes from Dictyostelium discoideum AX4 chromosome 2 chromosome, whole genome shotgun sequence and encodes:
- a CDS encoding hypothetical protein (Similar to Dictyostelium discoideum (Slime mold). Histidine kinase A) yields the protein MSTGLLNKVISSIFLGGSTYCHWVGEKIKMFSSIIGDSLNERVEIIKLFEYSSLEFEKQDTLEAIKKGNFLTFLLFILVLTLLIIIDKRYGFQSRRKKQQLKKGISISSGSIGNNISNNLPMAMGGIRNRYKHRTRKSIGSSSEMKSQIPDIQLLQNKRNQRESLHIQHQLENDIYNKNKLKQSLQGTQLLLTNNIENEKEINNNNNENSDNNDDNNNIENSSKKSDIGKNNNNINLTTLNGVGGSQMFKSFRDSENGSFINSSMESINSLSTSSLEGSTNRLLTSQESDDNLLHYHQEEARKLVNQSIRDKSKAKQRATILNSPLLEDLYKDKKANAPPQFKRIRSSKKNNCYSYQSSSLFNSNTITRSKLNNNSNNNSNNNNNSNINNSPLPTIGVVQPPISQALSSFNNNFNTNSFNSNNLLPFFNAKIDTTNYIPTQTFGYNYKGVNNLNNLNNNIDKINNNNNSENNKNNFNGVKSAPLSPNHHLVEIVEYKVPTLSPFILKSTPNQQQHSPTINNCSISNSNSLSSNLLLSVDEFLEKKTKEQEIINNKVIIDNNNNNNNNNNNNNNNNNNNNNNNNNNNNNNNNNNSLIPPTSLNFKNIRISDHGEKVTSPSALMNQHNHIISPTTSPSKPPKNRSKLLMSNYHEDGLNELINSNNNNNNNNNNNNNNNNNNNNNNNNNNNNNNNNNNNNSNSNNSNNNNNNNNSKITPQPPKNISLRFASSAISTPKVESDEDDSNDEREEEEEEDDHEENDNGLEQKEDKKFNQDEEHDKIEQLYKEKSSSIEQLNKLLEQTTNKTSLSSSLPPSPPIIPFSTNTINNNNINNFPFDSIKSTSTITAATTTQIINNSENDISLNDNEEEEDYCDSDIDGEDFSSVNIDYNERFQEIMEDLRNIDCNSLQSEKIKVNSQFIALTQDFVYASSTFGKVIISERYLPNSEKTIPSIDIGGLAGGDKFIVHGILFKFAIDREEFYGSDYASMCVGGHELKGLINVFNCNVSNLSLPLMALVDYRGFRVIAMSILPVEKDSIYYGSNDYGLTIHNEDEYLSNKVKEVATLLNIKGHRCGDNGTFLHSPADLEGHRGFDGRYYLLDFARLYPPEAPRKEIKMGHLYRLLRPEFVRNYKKPLCSDSFSRFIRGHNELEHNSETLEATSYLLNTTIPELVEELNGVEISTSNVYTFPITESLHRSGVNVRYLGYIRQSCQSLDMKSLIFIEMCARVVKQQLRQKLRFKMKQAKIPLEAPYRRLIVTYLNRILGISDKSDLFWNERMKKYLMKKFDKGLFEDEIRGDSLVLGLSSFSDHLIDGKYLLFKRIQKMTGLKFTHRINEEFRLQPNCWLLRGENPLDINDLDEIGIRVKYVPFMNVAQGYLFKVKGEMLFNSGDPIAANRFFKMALEKLETALETDPNNADTLCTMGEVYSHLGVGDMQGVSEIQFSDRNNPDIDKAFEYFQRAIFSNPNHTDSLFRFAQLLERCGEYDSAEDYYLSSLITNPNNIVCLQEYGNFLQSARGDCVAAEQFFMRGSVDHQYLHNLKLKQPSSNINIRSSSGLLKVKSSSSTTSSNNLIPLNFGSSSSGSNNSISYDYSSSNSSTTSTNSTNSTNSTNSTNSTNSTNSTNSTNSTNSTNSTSSNSSSPSSSIINNQNNTNNNNNSNNNNNNSQSSSPSTLNMRGSGNNIFNNDLRGSGGVIRLTPPFLGLNGKNENYRDQGIDLTPIRENNIRKSNGSTPSHSPRGRSGSFGLYGGRERDNSAGSSGNNSDGELSSSPLQRKFMVL